The DNA region GACGTTCCGGCTGACAACGCGCAAGAGAGAGGTGGAAAAACCCCTGAGTAACAACTTAATGCAGCACGATGTAGGCCAGGATCGAGAGCAGGAACGCCAGGACAAGTATCATGAAACTCAGCGGTGCGATGTACGAGAGCATCGTGTTCACCGTGCTTGCAAGCTGCGAGACCCGCTGCGACCCAAAGACCGTTATCCCCTCACACCAGGCCGTTGCCGCCCCCACGCGGGCGGGCGCGAGATCAGAGACCGCCTCCCGCACCGCCTGCTCGATGTAGGGGACGATCTCATCCGCCGGCACCGCGTATCCGACCGGGTTCTTCCCGCTGACCGTGTTCACCGTGTGCGTATCCGTCGTCATGATCTCCGCCTCATCCACATGCCCAAGCGCAACCCCGCGCAGGCGCTCCCGGACGCCCTCTGCCACATTGTTCCCATCGATCAGGACGTAGGCCGCCCGCACCCCCGCGACCTCCGTCACCAGCGCCTGCACCCCGAGCGACCCGAACCCCTGCTCCCGTGTAAACGGAACCCGGATGTGTGACACCCCCACTGAAAGAGGCTCCAGCGGCAGATCCCGCGCCGCCCTGAACCCCTCGCGTGCGGCATCCAGGTACTCCGTTGCAATCCGGGTTGCAAGGAGTACCGGCGACCCCACGCCGGTCATGCAGTTGTGGGCGTCGACGAACGCAACCTCCGAGAACCAGCAACGGCCCTCGGCCATGATCATCATCCCTATCGCAGAGTCAAGGTCCTCCGTTCGCTCCGGCGACCTTGTGCTCACCATCAGGAGGGCGTCCCCGAACCTCTGGCAGAGTATCGAGACCGAGCCCGAGGCAACCCTGATGGGGCGGCTCGCTGTATCGGAGAATACAACCCCCTTCCGCGACTCCTCCACAGCGTGGACGATCTTCTCTATCTCACTCTCCGAGACCAGGTTGAAATCATGGGTGGCGCAGCCGTGGGCAACCAGCGTCTCCTCCGGAAACGAGTCATGCAGGTTCCGGGAGAGGTTTCCGCCGCCGACATCGCCCATCGGCCCGGGGTGGACGTTCGGGACGGTAAAGAGGGCATCCTCCCCCTCATCGCGGGAGAAGAAGAGCGAGACCTGCGGGACGTAGACCTCCTCGCCGATCTCGCGGAAGAAGTCCTCCATCCTCTTTGAGCCGTCTGTGAGGTGCGCAATGAAGGTATTGAGGAAGTTTAGCCCGCTGACATGGAACCCCCGTTTCAACGGCCGCTCGATCAACCAGATCAGAACGATGGCAACCAGCCCAAAGACCACCTGGAGCAGCAGGGCGTAGGGAACGAACCCCGGTGTAAATAGCCGTGCCCCCACCGCTATGCCAGCAGCACCCTGGGTTAATGCGGGAAGAGCCATCCGGCTCTGCCGGTAATCAGCCACGGCAACAAGGACGAGCAGCCGGATAGAGAATGTCAGCCCGAGCGCTATCGCATACAGTGTGGGAAAGAGCGATGGGCCGGCAACCAGCGTCGGTGAGAGGCTCACGATCACCCCAAGAACCGTGCAGGCAAGTGCCAGAAGAGCCGACCGGTTCCATGTGATCTGCCTGCCGGAGATCCGCACCAGCGGCGGTGTCAGCAGGAATGCAACCAGCGCTGGAATCGTGAAACCCATGGTGCCGACAGGAAAAAACCCGCTGCCAGCCCGGTAGGCCGCCCCATCGATGAGGAGCCCGAGCACCACGGTGATGGCAAGCGACCGCGGCCAGGAAGGAGCTGAGAAGAGGTAGCGGGTGAGCCCCTCAAACCGCACGTACTGGCTGGACTCCATCAGGATGCACCACCGGGTGCCGCTCCCGGAGCAGAGTTAAAAGCAGACAGCCTTGTCTCGGCAACCTGCAGAGCGTTCCCCATATCTCAGACAAAAATCTCTCCCGGTTCGCCAAAGACCTTCCGGTAGCGTGCAAGCATCCGGTCCCGGTCCGGAAGGTTTGTCTGGGTGCCCGGCCGCTCAACGACAAAGGACGCAACCACCGCGCCCACCCGGCAGCAGTCGAGCGGGGCGACGCCCCTCCTGAACGCCGTGAGGAAACCAGCACGGTAACCGTCACCGGCACCGGTCGGGTCAACAGCCTCCACACGGACGGCCGGGACGTGATACTCCTCGCCGTCCATGCAGAGGATGCTTCCCTCAGCCCCACGGGTTATGACCGTCATCGGGACAGACGCAATAAGATCTTCGCGTTCCAGCCCCAGCATACCGCACATCCGGTCCATCTCGTGGTTGTTCGAGAAGAGGATATCTATGTCTGCAAGGATGATCCCAAGCTGTTCCGGCGTGTAGCGGAGTAGATCCTGCCCCGGGTCGAAAGAGGCAAACCTGCTCTTCTGCGCCACCCGAACGTTAAAGTCCGGGTCAGCGGTTGCCATGTGGACAAAATCGAGAGCGGGAGCCTCCAGGCCGCTGAACGCGGCTGACGCGCCCCACTCAAAGAAGGTCTCCTGGTCGCCGGCATCGTCGGTGAAGACGTAGGCGGTCGCCGTCCTGGCGCCTTTCACCACGGCAGCGTCCTGCTCGACACCGAGGCGCTGCAGCCAGAGGTCGTAATCGCTGCCCGGAAAGTCGTCACCCACGAGGGAGACCAGCTGGCATCTCTCCCCGAGCGTCGCAATCCCTGCCGCTATGTTTGCCGCCCCGCCGCCGAAGTAGACCGAGTGTTCGGTTATGTAGGTTGAGTTATGCCGCCCCGGGAGTTTAGGCACCCGGAAGAGGTGATCGATTGCGGTATGCCCGACAACGGCGATCATATCTCCTGCACTTCCACAACCTGGAGCGGCACATCGTGGAGCGCCTTCCCGACGACCGATTTTGCTATCCTGGCCGCATGCTCTTCAGACTCAGCACGGAAGACCTTCATATCCAGCACAAGCCCAACAAGCGCGGTACCGGCAACCACAAGCGCTGTGTTCAACTCACCCTCGCAGAAGGGGCACTCGGTCACCCCGGCCTCGATCTCCACGAACTTGGCCGAGGGGTTGAGCCGCTTCCCCGCCTCGCTGATCGCGATGCTCACGGCATCCTCCATCGACCTGACATCCTTAATTATCCAGGCAGATTCAAGCGTAACCAAATAATCAGGCATACTCTCTCCCAAAATGCAGTATTTATCTACCAGGTCTCGCGGTGCAGATGCTCCTCTACCGGCATCCGCTCCATCGGTTCAAGCGGCGGTCTCCCCTTCCCAACGGTGAGGAGGACTATTGGACGGATGTGCTGCGGGAGATCGAGGATCTCGCGCACACTCTCCTCCTCAAACGCCCCCGTCCAGCAGGAATGAAGGCCACGCGCGTGGGCGGCAAGCATCATGTAGGTGCAGGCGATCGTTGCATCCTGGACGGCGTATAGGATCCCCCGCTCCCCGTAGCGCGAGATCGAGCGGACGTAGTTTGCGCAGACCACAAACACCGCTGGCGCCTCAGTGACATGAACCTGATCGAGGGCCGCCGATGAAAGTTCCAGCCTTATATCGTCGTCTGTGACGACGACAACGTCCCAGGCCTCACGGTTGCCCGCGCTCGGCGCGGTGCTTGCGCAGGCCAGGATGTAGTCGATATCCTCCGCCTCGAGCGGCTGCCCGTAGTAATCCCGCACCGAAGAGCGCGTCCTCAGAAAACGGAGAAACTCAGAGGAGTCCATGCCCTTTGAGCGTGTCCCATGCTTCCTGGGCCGCGGTCGTTGCGGCGCTGATCGCCCTGCCGACCCGCTCCGCAGCGGCGCCCAGGTCCATACTCTCAACCAGACTGATCGCTTCGTTGAGGTGATCGATAGCCTTCTTAAACTCCTTATGCCCGGTGTCCCGCTGCGCGAACTCGAGTTCTGTGCGGACAGCCTCAAGCAGCATCAGAAGCATCCTTTTTCCGCCAGGCTTCTCCTGGATCGGGAACTCTACCAGGGCTGTCGTCAGGTGCGACCCGATGATCAACTCGGATTTTGCCCGTTCGGCAAACTGGTACGTCCTTATAGCGGTTTTAAGATCCATACCAATACTGGCACTCGCAGTTATAAAAAGTATTGAAAGGAGAGGGCAGGTTTATCTTGATTTCTGTTTGGTTCCAAGTATCGAGGCCTTCGAGCGGTGGATTGCCCGGCGGACCCGCGGATCTGCCGTAGGACCGCCCACACCTCTGCTGCCGCGGCCGCCGCGGCCGCCACGGCCGCCGCGGCCGCCTCGCCTCGGGTCCTGCCCTTCCCTGCTCGCCCGCTTCTGGATAACCGCTGCCGACTTGAACCGCTGGTTCGGGCCGGGCTTCTTGACGGTGGCTTCACTTGCAGGGACGAGCCGGATCTGCCCCTTCACACCCTTAACCTGGGCCCACTTAACGCTTCCTGTCTTTCCCATGATAAAACTCCTTTATATTTATGACCTGATCCGCTGATAAAAGTAACCCGCAGGATCAGGATATCAACCGCTCCAGCTCCCGTCGGAGGGCCTCGCTGACCACCTTCCCATCGACGCTGCCACGCAGTTCTTTCATGACCACACCCATAAGGGGTCCGAGCGCGGCCATACCCCTCTCGCGGGCGAACCCATCGCGTTCGGCCACAACCCTGCGGACGACCGCCTCAACATCGGCCGCTGAGACCGCGGGCGCAACCCTCTGTATGGCTGCATCCACCCGTTCTTCCGGCGTCACCCCGCTCTCCTGCGGTGTAAGTGCAAGTTCTGTGAGGATCTCAGGGATCGCCTCTTTTGCTGCCCGGCCGGCCTCCACCGCCGATAGCAGCGCAAGCATCTCGTCTCCGGTGACGCGGTCCACCTCGACGCCGTCGCGTGCAAGTTCCCTGCATGTGGCAAGGAGCGTCCGTGCCGCAAGGGCAGGCCGGACACCGGCGGCGACGGCCCTCTCAAAGAGCGGGAGGCGCTCGGAGAACGCCACCTGGCGTGCCAGATCCTCGGAGAGCCCGAACTCGCTTACAAACCGCGCAGCCCGATCGGTGAGGAGTTCTGGAACCGGGATGCTCTCCCAGAAGCCCGGTTCGATCGTGACCGGGAAGACATCGGTCTCGGGGTACATCCTGGCGGCGCCGGGGAGCGGGCGCATGTAGGCGGTGCTTCCGCCCTCAAGCATCTTCCGGGTCTCCTCGGGCACTCCTTCCAAGGCCATCCTGGCGCGGGTCATCACCTGCTCGATCGCGCACCCGGCACGCTCCTTCCCGGCGGCCACTATGACGATACAGTCCTCATCCGCGGCCCCGAGATGTTCGCGCAGCCGTGCCACCTCCTCCGCGGTTACGCCGTAGGCCGGGAGTTCGTCGGTGTGGAAGATCCCGCCCACCCCGCACTTCTTTGCGTAGTCGGAGAACTCGCTTCCAAGCCGCCGGTCTGGCTGGATCTCCCGGCCGACAAGCCCCGCAAACCCGCAGAGCCGGAGGGCAAGGATGGATCTTGCCTTCTTCAGGATGGAGGAGTTCGTGCCGGAGAAGAGGTCTGTCACATCGACGACGTTCTGGTCAACCCGGGCGCCCCGCTCCCGCAGGGCGTCGCGGATCTCAAGGAGGTTTGTCTGCCGCTCGACCTCTCGCCGCACCACCTCGATGATGAGATCGAGGTCCTGGACGCCCTTGATCTCCACCCGGGCGCCATTCGCGATCGAGACGTTGATGTCCTGCCTTATCGTTCCGAGACCGCGCTTCACCCGCCCTGTAGAGCGAAGGACCATCCCGATGTAAGCCGCGACTCTCGCAACCTCCTCGGGGTTGCGCATGCAGGGGGCGGTGGTGATCTCAACGAGCGGGATCCCCAGACGGTCGAGTGAGAAGGTATCCCCCTCCACCCGCTGCGCTGCCTCCTCCTCCAGGCATATCGTCTCGACCCTGCAACCCCCGGGAAGCGCGCCGGAGAGCGCAATTAGCGCCGTTCGCTGGAACCCGCTGGTGTTCGAACCGTCGATGACGACCTTTCTCATGGTATGAACATGCTCGACCGGGGTCATGCCGAGCATCTTCGCGATCGTGAGGGCGATCTCGAGCGCTTCGGGGTTCATCGGGGTGGGGGGCTCTTCGTCGTGCTCCACCAGGCAGACCGTATCGTATGTGTAGTAGCAGAACTTCCGGACGAGCCGCATCTCCTCACGCGCCGCACGGTCGATCTCGCCAAGTTCGCTCCCGGTTGCCCGGAGGTAGCGCTGGAACTCTCCTGTCCGTTCAGAGACGTCCCTGAGAACCGTCGGACAGTGGCAGAAGAGCTTCTCGGCGGTGTCGAGCTGCTGGTGGATCTCGATCCCGGCCTTGAGGCCCAGGGCGTCGTAATCCCTCATGGGATCGACCTCCGCTGCATCTCCCCGGCAAGGTCGGTCTGAACCAGCCTCCGGACGCGTTCGGGGTCGGACTCGTTCCCGAGCACCCACATCAGTTTCACAAGCGCAACCTCGGGGAGCATGTCCTCACCCTCTATGACACCGGCTGCGAGGAGGTCTCTGCCGGTGTTGTAGACACGGTCGCAGACCCGGCCGTTGAGACACTGGGATGTCATGACGACGGTCGTCCCACCCTCTATCATCTCACGGAGCCCCGGGACGAGACCGCTTGAGACGTGGCCGAGTCCCGTCCCGGAGATGACAAGACCTGCGTAACCCTCGAAGGCCTCGAGGATGGACGCCGGCATACCGGGGTAGAACTGGAGGAGGGCGCATCGCTCCTCGAGACTGTCCTGGAGTTCGGGCTCCTGCGCCCCCCTCCGTACAGCCTCGCCAGAGAGGCTGACGGCGAGCGAGGGGTAGTCGACGCAGCCGAGCGGTTCTATCCCGATGCTCTGGAAGGCGTCGCGCCGGGAGGTATGCATCTTCCTGACCCTGGTTGCCCGGTGGATGGCGCAGCGGTCATCGTTTGTGGTCGCGTGCATCACAACCGCCACCTCGCCAAGGTCGCTTGTGGCAGCGGCGGCGCTGCAGAGGGCGTTCATGGCGTTATCGGAGCTCGGGCGGTCGGCCGACCGCTGCGCGCCGACAAAGACGATCGGCACCGGTGTCCTGAGCATGAACCTGACCGCGGCGGCCGAGTAGGCCATCGTGTCGGTGCCGTGGGTGACGATCACCCCTTCAACTCCGGCCCGGATCTCGTCGTAGATCGCGCGGGCAAGGTTCTGCCAGAGCGCCGGCTGCATATCCTCGGAGAGTATGCTTGCGATCTGGCGGTCGCGGTAGCGTGCGATCCCGCCGAGTTCGGGGATAGCGCGCAGTATATCGGCTGCTGAGAACTGGCTCATCACCGCGCCAGTCCGGTAGTCCACCCTGCTTGCGATCGTCCCGCCGGTGGAGAGGATGGCAAGTTCCGGGAGATCGGGGTTCTGCGCGACGGCCACGGCGGCTGCCGGAGGCCTGGCGGCCGGGCGCTCGATAAACTCGATCCTTTCGGGCGACGCTCCTATGTTGTAGCCGCTCTCCAGTTTTATGACGGCCATACCGTCCCTTTCGGTGATGTAGATCCCTGTGAGCGCGGTTTTGCCGTTTACCGTATACCGCACCACGTCTCCTGTCCTGAGAGTATCGATCATTCTGCAAACCTCCGCGCCTCGATGACGAGGGCCTCAAAAGCACGCGATAACGCCGTCTCTCTCTCATTCACCCACGCCGTCTCCCCGGCCAGGGTCCCACGCTGCACCTCTATCTGAGCCGCGGCGGTCTCCGGCGCCGGGCCGCCGATGATCTTTCTGGCTGCAACGGCGTGGCGGGGATCGAGGACGGTATCGATCTTCTCCTGCGTGAGCCCCATCTCCAGAACCGATATCCCGGCCGCTTCCCTTGCGGCGGTCTCGAGCGTATCGAGGTCGAGCGAACCGTGCCTGACCGCCCGGCCGATGATCCGGTGGGCGGTCCTGAACGGGAGGCCGTAGTCCCGGACCAGGGCGTCGGCAAGGTCTGTGGCGGTGGAGAACCCTCTCCCCGCCTCCGCTGCCATCCTCTCTGTATCAAAGACGGCGGTGGCTATCATCCCGGAGAGGAGCGGGACGCTCTCCCTCGTGGCCTCAATACCGCGCCAGAGGTGCGGCGTCACCTCCTGGAGGTCGCGGTTGTAACTCATTGGGAGGGCCTTTGTGATCGTGATCGCCGCTGCAAGCGAACCCGCGACCGTTCCGGCCTTTGCCCGCATGATCTCGGCGACATCAGGGTTCTTCTTCTGTGGCATGATCGATGAGGAGGAGCAGTAGGCATCGTCGAGCCGTACGAATCCTGCAAACGAGGTGCTCCAGAGGACGAGTTCCTCGCAGAGACGGCTTACCGTCGTCATGCAGGTGGCAGCGTCGGCGAGAACCTCGATCACGAAGTCCCGGGAGGCGACGGCGTCCATGCTGTTTGGCGCGGGGCGCGAGAACCCCAGGAGTCCGGCGGTGTATTCGCGGTCAAGGGGGTAGCCGGTCGATGCAAACGCCGCTGAACCGAGCGGCGAGACGTCCAGCCGGGCATACGCCTCCCGGAGCCTGGAGGTGTCCCTGGAGAAACCCTGCTCGTAGCCGAGGAGGTGGTGGGCGAGGGTGGTGGGCTGGGCGTGCTGGAGGTGGGTGAACCCCGGCATCACGCTCTCGGTGTGAGCGGCGGCAATATCGAGCAGGGTCCGCCGCAGGTCGGTGAGAGAGGAGAGAAGGCCCAGGATCTCCTCTTTGAGCCGAATCCTTATGCAGGTGGCGACCTCGTCGTTTCGAGACCGGCCGATGTGGAGACGCCCGCCGACATCCTCGCCCACGCGCTCGATGAGGCAGGCCTCTTTGCCGGCATGGACGTCCTCGAACCGTTCGTCGAACGCCGCCTCCGGGAGACCGTGGTCATAGAAATCCAGGAGCGCCGCCATCAGCGCACGCGCCGGGGCGTCCTCGATGATCCCCTGCCGCTGCAGCCCGAGCAGGTGCGCCATATCCACAAGTAGGTCTGCCCTTGCTATCCAGCGGTCGGCGTCCATCGATGCAAGGAAGCGCTCGATATCGTGCGACCGTTCGCCTGCAAGACGACCCTCTCGAATCTGATCCGTCCGCATCCTATCAACAGTCCTGTCTGTAGCGTTTGGTTACGGTAAAAGATTAAGACCACGTTTCTTCTGTCGTGGCCGTCCGGAGGTCGTCAACCCCTCCCCCCCCGTGGCGATTCTCCATAGATACGGTGCCAGGGAGAGATCCTTTTTCTGCCGTCAATCTGAGACGCCCTGCCGAGATCCCGTTCCTGTCCCCCTGGCACGGTATCCGGCTCAACCACCACGCACTGCCCGCCCCGCTGGATGATTCTCCATCAGTTCAGTGCAAGATCTCTCATCGGTTCCCGGCCCCGGCCGCCTCCCCCTCACAATCGCCGTAGCATGCCCGCGCTGCCTGAAGAGTTCTATCCCCGGACTGCGGATTTTACAGAATGCCTATCTTATAGGAAAGATTTTATGATATAAAATTCTACTATGATATAAAAATTTGTGCGATTTTCGACAATACTATATACAGACAGCGTGAAGAGTACTCATCCAGTATACGGATGGAGGTTGATATGAGATCTCATGCAGCAGTTATCCTGGCCGTGACCATGGTTGCGGCTTTCGCGCTTATCGCCGGGTGCACCGATACCGGCGACGCAACGCACCTTCGTATAGGCTACCAGCCGAGCACCCACCAGATCGCCCACATCACCGCGATGGAGAAGGGATGGTGGCAGGAAGACCTGGCACCGCTTGGCATCACAGAGGTGACCGACTACGAGTTCGGGACAGGCGCACCCGAGATGCAGGCGATGCTTTCCGGCGACCTGGATATCGCATACGTTGGCGCCGCCCCGTTTGTTGCCGCCGTCAGCAGCGGGCTTGACGCAAAGATCGTTGCCGCTGTCCAGACCCAGGGCTCTGACCTCGTGCTCAGGAACGAGGTCCCCTACTCTGGCCCCGCCGACCTTGTCGGCAGGAAGATTGCCACCTTCCCACCAGGAACGATCCAGGACACCCTTCTGCGGACCTGGCTTGAAGAGAACGGCGTCGACCCCGAGAGTGTCGAGATTGTTCCCATGGACCCGGGTCCTGCCACCACCGCCATCTCCGCCGGCCGGGTTGACGGTGTCTTCCTGCCCCACCCCTCACCATCGATCATAGTGGCAAGCGGCACGGGGAGAACCGTGGTGAAGTCGGGCGAGATGCGAAAGGACCATGCATGCTGTGTCCTGGTTGCAAGCGGCTCCCTGATCCGGGATCACCCCGAGATCGTCGAGCAGGTCGTAAAGACACACATCAGGGCGACTGAATACAACCTCGAACACCAGGATGAGGCTGCAGCCATCTACGCGGCAAGGAGCGGACAGAACGTCGATATAGTGAAGGCGTCCTTTGAGGACTGGGACGGCACATGGACGGCCGACCCGCACCTGATCGCATCCTCGGTTGTCGAGTACACGGAACTCCAGTATGAACTCGGCTACATCAATGGAGCGCTCACAGAGGATGACCTCTTCGACTTCACGTTCTACGATGAGGCCGTGGCATAAACCCGGCCCACTCCCGCTTTTTTTCCTTCCAAAAGTATCTTCTATCGACGCGCCGATAGGATGAGGGATAAAGACGTCTGAGCGGGCCGCCATTTGCGGCCCCGCCGGCACGACCATCCTGCGAGGCGGAACAGAGCCATGAAACGACAGATACGGAAACAACTCCTCGGCATCGCAGCGCTCATCGTCGCTGTGGCGATCTGGCAGTTTGTCGCCGAGTACATCGTGGGGCGATCGTTCATCCTTCCAAGCGTCACCGATGTCGCTGCGGCGTTCGTAAACCTCCTCGCCTCCGGGACGCTCCTGGTTGACATCGGGGTGAGTTTGAAGCATTTTGGAATAGGCCTCCTTGCGGCGATCTTCCTTGGCGTCCCCATCGGGATCCTGATGGGGTGGTTTCGGGTGGCTGACCACCTGCTTGACCCGATCATCGAGATCCTCCGACCCATCCCGCCGCTTGCCTGGATCCCGTTTGCCATCATATGGTTCGGGCTGACCGCCGGGGCAGCCGGTTTTGTCATCTTTGTGGGGGCGTTCTTCCCCATCCTGACAGCGACCTACACAGCGTTTCGGTCGGTCCCGAAGGTGTATGTTGAGGCGGGCAAGGTGCTCGGCTGCGACACATCGTTTGAGTTAATCCGTCACATCGCCCTCCCATCGGCGATCCCCTCCATAGCCTCCGGGATCCGGATATCGATGGGGGTTGGCTGGATGTGTCTTGTGGCGGCAGAGATGTTTGGAGTCTCCAGAAACGGCCTCGGCTACCAGCTCTGGCACAACTACTACCTTCACCAGATGCCGGAGGTCGTTGTTTACATGCTGATCCTCGGGTTTGCCGGGCTCATCATAGACCACATCTTCAGGCACTACGTTGACCAGCGGCTCCTGCGGTGGCATGAAGGCGAGGTGGCCTCATGAGTGGAGTCATCATAGAGAACCTCAGCAAGTCCTTCCCGAAGGAGGACGGCGGCGTCATATGGGCG from Methanoculleus receptaculi includes:
- a CDS encoding DUF2070 family protein translates to MESSQYVRFEGLTRYLFSAPSWPRSLAITVVLGLLIDGAAYRAGSGFFPVGTMGFTIPALVAFLLTPPLVRISGRQITWNRSALLALACTVLGVIVSLSPTLVAGPSLFPTLYAIALGLTFSIRLLVLVAVADYRQSRMALPALTQGAAGIAVGARLFTPGFVPYALLLQVVFGLVAIVLIWLIERPLKRGFHVSGLNFLNTFIAHLTDGSKRMEDFFREIGEEVYVPQVSLFFSRDEGEDALFTVPNVHPGPMGDVGGGNLSRNLHDSFPEETLVAHGCATHDFNLVSESEIEKIVHAVEESRKGVVFSDTASRPIRVASGSVSILCQRFGDALLMVSTRSPERTEDLDSAIGMMIMAEGRCWFSEVAFVDAHNCMTGVGSPVLLATRIATEYLDAAREGFRAARDLPLEPLSVGVSHIRVPFTREQGFGSLGVQALVTEVAGVRAAYVLIDGNNVAEGVRERLRGVALGHVDEAEIMTTDTHTVNTVSGKNPVGYAVPADEIVPYIEQAVREAVSDLAPARVGAATAWCEGITVFGSQRVSQLASTVNTMLSYIAPLSFMILVLAFLLSILAYIVLH
- a CDS encoding carbohydrate kinase family protein, with the protein product MIAVVGHTAIDHLFRVPKLPGRHNSTYITEHSVYFGGGAANIAAGIATLGERCQLVSLVGDDFPGSDYDLWLQRLGVEQDAAVVKGARTATAYVFTDDAGDQETFFEWGASAAFSGLEAPALDFVHMATADPDFNVRVAQKSRFASFDPGQDLLRYTPEQLGIILADIDILFSNNHEMDRMCGMLGLEREDLIASVPMTVITRGAEGSILCMDGEEYHVPAVRVEAVDPTGAGDGYRAGFLTAFRRGVAPLDCCRVGAVVASFVVERPGTQTNLPDRDRMLARYRKVFGEPGEIFV
- a CDS encoding DUF555 domain-containing protein, with product MPDYLVTLESAWIIKDVRSMEDAVSIAISEAGKRLNPSAKFVEIEAGVTECPFCEGELNTALVVAGTALVGLVLDMKVFRAESEEHAARIAKSVVGKALHDVPLQVVEVQEI
- a CDS encoding nitroreductase family protein, whose translation is MDSSEFLRFLRTRSSVRDYYGQPLEAEDIDYILACASTAPSAGNREAWDVVVVTDDDIRLELSSAALDQVHVTEAPAVFVVCANYVRSISRYGERGILYAVQDATIACTYMMLAAHARGLHSCWTGAFEEESVREILDLPQHIRPIVLLTVGKGRPPLEPMERMPVEEHLHRETW
- a CDS encoding DUF5350 domain-containing protein, whose amino-acid sequence is MGKTGSVKWAQVKGVKGQIRLVPASEATVKKPGPNQRFKSAAVIQKRASREGQDPRRGGRGGRGGRGGRGSRGVGGPTADPRVRRAIHRSKASILGTKQKSR
- the gatE gene encoding Glu-tRNA(Gln) amidotransferase subunit GatE; translation: MRDYDALGLKAGIEIHQQLDTAEKLFCHCPTVLRDVSERTGEFQRYLRATGSELGEIDRAAREEMRLVRKFCYYTYDTVCLVEHDEEPPTPMNPEALEIALTIAKMLGMTPVEHVHTMRKVVIDGSNTSGFQRTALIALSGALPGGCRVETICLEEEAAQRVEGDTFSLDRLGIPLVEITTAPCMRNPEEVARVAAYIGMVLRSTGRVKRGLGTIRQDINVSIANGARVEIKGVQDLDLIIEVVRREVERQTNLLEIRDALRERGARVDQNVVDVTDLFSGTNSSILKKARSILALRLCGFAGLVGREIQPDRRLGSEFSDYAKKCGVGGIFHTDELPAYGVTAEEVARLREHLGAADEDCIVIVAAGKERAGCAIEQVMTRARMALEGVPEETRKMLEGGSTAYMRPLPGAARMYPETDVFPVTIEPGFWESIPVPELLTDRAARFVSEFGLSEDLARQVAFSERLPLFERAVAAGVRPALAARTLLATCRELARDGVEVDRVTGDEMLALLSAVEAGRAAKEAIPEILTELALTPQESGVTPEERVDAAIQRVAPAVSAADVEAVVRRVVAERDGFARERGMAALGPLMGVVMKELRGSVDGKVVSEALRRELERLIS
- the gatD gene encoding Glu-tRNA(Gln) amidotransferase subunit GatD codes for the protein MIDTLRTGDVVRYTVNGKTALTGIYITERDGMAVIKLESGYNIGASPERIEFIERPAARPPAAAVAVAQNPDLPELAILSTGGTIASRVDYRTGAVMSQFSAADILRAIPELGGIARYRDRQIASILSEDMQPALWQNLARAIYDEIRAGVEGVIVTHGTDTMAYSAAAVRFMLRTPVPIVFVGAQRSADRPSSDNAMNALCSAAAATSDLGEVAVVMHATTNDDRCAIHRATRVRKMHTSRRDAFQSIGIEPLGCVDYPSLAVSLSGEAVRRGAQEPELQDSLEERCALLQFYPGMPASILEAFEGYAGLVISGTGLGHVSSGLVPGLREMIEGGTTVVMTSQCLNGRVCDRVYNTGRDLLAAGVIEGEDMLPEVALVKLMWVLGNESDPERVRRLVQTDLAGEMQRRSIP
- the argH gene encoding argininosuccinate lyase, whose protein sequence is MRTDQIREGRLAGERSHDIERFLASMDADRWIARADLLVDMAHLLGLQRQGIIEDAPARALMAALLDFYDHGLPEAAFDERFEDVHAGKEACLIERVGEDVGGRLHIGRSRNDEVATCIRIRLKEEILGLLSSLTDLRRTLLDIAAAHTESVMPGFTHLQHAQPTTLAHHLLGYEQGFSRDTSRLREAYARLDVSPLGSAAFASTGYPLDREYTAGLLGFSRPAPNSMDAVASRDFVIEVLADAATCMTTVSRLCEELVLWSTSFAGFVRLDDAYCSSSSIMPQKKNPDVAEIMRAKAGTVAGSLAAAITITKALPMSYNRDLQEVTPHLWRGIEATRESVPLLSGMIATAVFDTERMAAEAGRGFSTATDLADALVRDYGLPFRTAHRIIGRAVRHGSLDLDTLETAAREAAGISVLEMGLTQEKIDTVLDPRHAVAARKIIGGPAPETAAAQIEVQRGTLAGETAWVNERETALSRAFEALVIEARRFAE
- a CDS encoding ABC transporter substrate-binding protein, whose protein sequence is MRSHAAVILAVTMVAAFALIAGCTDTGDATHLRIGYQPSTHQIAHITAMEKGWWQEDLAPLGITEVTDYEFGTGAPEMQAMLSGDLDIAYVGAAPFVAAVSSGLDAKIVAAVQTQGSDLVLRNEVPYSGPADLVGRKIATFPPGTIQDTLLRTWLEENGVDPESVEIVPMDPGPATTAISAGRVDGVFLPHPSPSIIVASGTGRTVVKSGEMRKDHACCVLVASGSLIRDHPEIVEQVVKTHIRATEYNLEHQDEAAAIYAARSGQNVDIVKASFEDWDGTWTADPHLIASSVVEYTELQYELGYINGALTEDDLFDFTFYDEAVA
- a CDS encoding ABC transporter permease; the protein is MKRQIRKQLLGIAALIVAVAIWQFVAEYIVGRSFILPSVTDVAAAFVNLLASGTLLVDIGVSLKHFGIGLLAAIFLGVPIGILMGWFRVADHLLDPIIEILRPIPPLAWIPFAIIWFGLTAGAAGFVIFVGAFFPILTATYTAFRSVPKVYVEAGKVLGCDTSFELIRHIALPSAIPSIASGIRISMGVGWMCLVAAEMFGVSRNGLGYQLWHNYYLHQMPEVVVYMLILGFAGLIIDHIFRHYVDQRLLRWHEGEVAS